One genomic segment of Labrus bergylta chromosome 17, fLabBer1.1, whole genome shotgun sequence includes these proteins:
- the ddx56 gene encoding probable ATP-dependent RNA helicase DDX56, translating to MAADRVQFHEMGIDDRLLKAVADLGWSQPTLIQEKAIPLALEGKDLLARARTGSGKTAAYALPVIQRILASKQSVREQDVRALILVPTKELGHQVQTMIRQLTAFCSRDVRVADISGTADLSAQRPILMEKPDVVVGTPSRVLAHLNAQNLLLHSSLEMLVVDEADLLFSFGFEADLKNLLCHLPNIYQSFLMSATLTEDVQALKELLLHNPVILKLQGSQLPDSSQLQQYSIKCEEEDKFLLIYTLLRLRLVQGKTLVFVGAVERSYRLKLFLEQFGIPACVLNSELPVHSRCHIITQFNQGFYDYIIATDEQSLADPTAAPQTTSGKGKKKKSAARDRKTKDKEFGVSRGVDFQNVANVINFDFPATIESYIHRVGRTARADNPGTALSFISHTELALLSEVEEALSGDKSDSVLKPYEFKMEEIEGFRYRCRDAMRSVTKQAVKEARLKEIKTELLNSEKLKTYFDDNPRDLQLLRHDKDLHPAVIKPHLKNVPEYLIPETLRSSVNPLSARRRKKKMIEKSKPEGLVKSSFKKNISGKNPLRSFRYSGARNRKVK from the exons ATGGCTGCGGACAGGGTTCAGTTTCATGAAATGGGCATTGACGACCGTCTTTTAAAG GCGGTCGCAGATCTGGGTTGGTCCCAGCCCACGTTGATCCAGGAGAAGGCCATCCCTTTAGCTCTGGAGGGGAAAGACCTTCTGGCCCGAGCTCGGACCGGATCAGGAAAGACGGCTGCTTATGCCCTCCCCGTCATACAGCGGATCCTGGCCTCCAAGCAG AGTGTTCGCGAGCAGGATGTACGGGCGCTGATTCTGGTGCCGACCAAAGAGCTCGGCCATCAGGTGCAGACGATGATCAGACAGCTGACGGCGTTCTGCTCGAGGGACGTCCGAGTCGCCGATATCTCCGGGACAGCCGACCTATCAGCACAGAG GCCGATCTTAATGGAGAAGCCGGACGTGGTCGTTGGGACACCGTCTCGTGTTCTCGCCCACCTGAACGCCCAGAACCTTCTCCTGCACTCGTCGCTGGAGATGCTGGTCGTAGACGAGGCCGACCTGCTCTTCTCTTTTGGCTTCGAGGCCGATCTGAAGAACTTGTTATG tCACCTGCCGAATATCTACCAGTCGTTCCTGATGTCGGCCACTCTCACTGAGGATGTTCAGGCCTTAAAGGAGCTGCTGCTACACAACCCG GTGATCCTGAAGCTGCAGGGCTCCCAGCTGCCCGACAGCAGCCAGCTGCAGCAGTACAGCATCAagtgtgaggaggaggacaagtTCCTGCTGATCTACACGCTGCTGCGGCTGCGGCTGGTTCAGGGGAAGACGCTGGTGTTTGTGGGCGCCGTGGAGAGAAGCTACAGACTCAAACTGTTCCTGGAGCAGTTTGGGATTCCCGCCTGTGTGCTGAACTCGGAGCTCCCCGTCCATTCCAG gtgtcacatcatcactcagttCAATCAGGGATTTTACGACTACATCATCGCCACGGACGAGCAGAGTTTGGCCGACCCCACGGCCGCTCCGCAGACGACGTCGGgcaaagggaagaagaagaagagcgcagcgagagacaggaa gacTAAGGACAAAGAGTTCGGCGTCTCCAGAGGGGTGGATTTCCAAAATGTTGCCAACGTCATCAACTTTGATTTCCCCGCAACCATAGAGTCGTACATCCATCGAGTGGGAAG gACGGCGAGGGCGGACAACCCGGGCACCGCTCTGTCCTTCATCTCCCACACGGAGCTCGCTCTGCTGTCGGAGGTGGAGGAGGCTCTCTCAGGAGACAAATCAGATTCAGTTCTGAAACCATACGAGTTTAAGATGGAGGAGATCGAAGGCTTCAGGTACCGCTGCAGG gatGCGATGCGTTCAGTGACCAAGCAGGCGGTGAAGGAGGCTCGGCTGAAGGAGATCAAGACGGAGCTGCTCAACTCAGAGAAACTCAAA ACGTATTTCGACGACAACCCGAGAGATCTGCAGCTGCTCAGACACGACAAAGACCTCCATCCTGCAGTCATCAAACCTCACCTGAAGAACGTCCCAGAGTACCTca TCCCAGAGACTCTGAGGAGCTCGGTGAATCCTCTGTCAGCTcgcaggaggaagaagaagatgattgAAAAGTCCAAACCAGAAGGACTCGTGAAGAGCAGCTTCAAG AAGAACATCAGTGGGAAGAACCCGCTGAGGAGTTTCCGATACAGCGGAGCGAGgaacagaaaggtgaaataA
- the LOC110001990 gene encoding dual specificity protein phosphatase 26: MAFMSRFSRSRSSSRSPNRKDSERGTPILTVSELERLLCTGKTACNHADEVWPRLYIGDQDIASDRRELGKLGITHILNCAQSKWRGGAEYYAGMNITYHGIEAHDSPTFDMSVNFYPAAEFIHKALTSGGKVLVHCTVGVSRSATLVLAYLMIRQNLTLVEAIKTVKDHRGVIPNRGFLRQLNGLDGILRESRKTSPQS, from the exons ATGGCGTTTATGTCCCGGTTCTCCCGGTCCCGGAGCAGCTCCAGATCCCCGAACCGAAAAGACTCCGAGCGAGGAACCCCGATCCTGACCGTATCCGAGCTGGAGAGGCTCCTCTGCACGGGAAAAACAGCGTGCAACCATGCAGACGAAGTGTGGCCGAGGCTTTATATCGGAGATCA AGATATCGCGTCAGACCGACGTGAGCTCGGCAAACTCGGCATCACGCACATCCTGAACTGTGCTCAGAGCAAATGGCGCGGTGGAGCCGAGTACTACGCCGGGATGAACATCACGTACCACGGCATCGAGGCCCACGACTCCCCGACCTTCGACATGAGCGTCAACTTCTACCCTGCGGCCGAGTTCATCCATAAAGCTCTCACAAGCGGAG GTAAGGTGTTAGTCCACTGCACGGTGGGGGTGAGCCGCTCGGCGACTCTTGTTCTGGCGTACCTGATGATCAGACAGAACCTGACGCTGGTTGAGGCGATCAAAACTGTGAAGGACCACCGAGGAGTCATCCCCAACCGAGGCTTTCTCCGGCAGCTCAACGGCCTGGACGGCATCCTGAGAGAGAGCCGTAAGACGTCCCCGCAGAGCTGA